From one Lotus japonicus ecotype B-129 chromosome 3, LjGifu_v1.2 genomic stretch:
- the LOC130748430 gene encoding uncharacterized protein LOC130748430, with the protein MLGVSNNHVMKGKRQGKKNKKEIKVTYISSPMKVKTSASNFRALVQELTGQDSNVAETFVEANGAYGVQKGSNQGWNSEAYFPESTTDWFKPDYSELNSGSSMESWNEQLHCDFFSFDMM; encoded by the coding sequence ATGCTTGGGGTTAGCAACAACCATGTCATGAAGGGGAAAAGGCAGgggaaaaagaacaaaaaggAGATCAAAGTTACTTATATTTCAAGCCCCATGAAGGTGAAGACAAGTGCTTCCAACTTCAGAGCCCTTGTGCAGGAACTCactggccaagactccaatgttGCTGAAACGTTTGTGGAAGCTAATGGTGCTTATGGTGTTCAGAAGGGTTCAAATCAAGGATGGAACAGTGAGGCATATTTTCCTGAGTCTACTACTGATTGGTTTAAACCTGATTACAGCGAATTGAATTCAGGATCCTCCATGGAGTCATGGAATGAACAGCTTCACTGTGATTTTTTCAGTTTTGACATGATGTAG
- the LOC130749510 gene encoding uncharacterized protein LOC130749510, translating to MRVSLLDSDSSNTPKEEPHFQPQTRSRQCLYHIENMNFGASLCRRLSIKELVTNVPVYRSTGDVSGEGLSMVFSRWASKKTAGSTKNGRDSKPKNLGVKKFGGERVIPGNIIVRQRGTRFHPGNYVGIGKDHTLFALKQGLVKFERNKLTGRKWVHVEPKEGHVLHPVYESASESELKVAV from the exons ATGAGAGTCTCCTTATTAGATTCAGATAGCAGCAACACACCCAAAGAAGAACCACACTTCCAACCCCAAACTCGCTCAAG GCAGTGTCTTTATCACATAGAAAACATGAATTTTGGAGCATCATTGTGCAGACGATTGAGTATCAAGGAACTTGTGACAAATGTTCCTGTATACAGAAGCACTGGTG ATGTTTCTGGAGAAGGGTTGAGTATGGTTTTCAGTCGTTGGGCCTCCAAGAAGACAGCTGGTTCCACAAAGAATGGACGGGACTCAAAACCCAAGAACCTAGGAGTGAAGAAATTTGGTGGGGAG AGGGTGATACCTGGAAATATCATTGTTAGACAGCGTGGTACTCGTTTTCATCCCGGAAACTATGTTGGAATAGGGAAAGATCATACTCTGTTTGCTTTGAAGCAGGGCTTGGTGAAGTTTGAACGGAACAAGCTGACCGGTCGCAAGTGGGTGCATGTTGAGCCTAAGGAAGGTCATGTCCTCCACCCTGTGTATGAAAGTGCTTCTGAATCTGAACTTAAAGTTGCTGTCTAA